One window of the Pyrus communis chromosome 17, drPyrComm1.1, whole genome shotgun sequence genome contains the following:
- the LOC137721850 gene encoding BTB/POZ domain-containing protein At5g03250-like, translating into MACMKLGAKSEAFHREGQTWLCTTGLPSDVVIQVGEMSFHLHKFPLLSKSGLLERLIEECSSEEGSSCALQLHGVPGGAKAFELVTKFCYGVKIELTAMNVVILRCAAEYLQMTEDYEQGNLIVQTEVFLTEVFSNWRDSIVALETCEEVQQYAEELHIASRCIDSLAIKACADPKLFSWPILSGENDMKNPTASWNGITSDDAKPQPLADDWWYEDASLLSLPLYKRLIQAVELKGMRPESIAASLIFYVRKYLPLMNRQSSFHDTNYVNSGTTISNISEADQRALLEDIMGLLPHKKGVTSSKFLLRLLRTAMILHASPSCRENLEKRVGAQLDQAVLIDLLIPNMGYSVETLYDIDCIQRILDHFMSVNQASLASSSPCIIEEGQLMTGTDPLTPITMVASLVDGYLAEVAPDVNLKLPKFQALAAVIPEYARPVDDGIYHAIDVFLKAHPWLTDAEREQLCRLMNCQKLSLEASTHAAQNERLPLRVIVQVLFFEQLRLRTSISGWFFVDNLENSQNPSVNLGLPAKNDVSGQVDAPQDQAVGFDHHDMRERVLELQRECSSMKKELQKLVKTKRSWSILPIRLGFRKKLEPCNPKESKPTDRIPVPTSCCNGQQTHENS; encoded by the exons ATGGCTTGCATGAAGCTTGGAGCTAAGTCTGAAGCATTCCATCGCGAAGGCCAAACTTG GCTTTGCACAACTGGGCTTCCGAGCGATGTTGTGATTCAAGTTGGGGAAATGTCTTTTCACCTCCACAAG TTTCCGTTGCTTTCTAAAAGTGGGCTACTAGAGAGGCTTATCGAAGAGTGTTCTAGTGAGGAAGGATCTTCTTGTGCCTTGCAACTTCATGGTGTGCCCGGGGGAGCTAAAGCATTTGAGCTTGTAACCAAATTCTGCTATGGCGTCAAAATAGAACTGACTGCTATGAACGTAGTCATCCTTAGATGTGCAGCAGAATACCTCCAAATGACTGAAGATTACGAACAAGGAAATCTCATTGTGCAAACAGAGGTTTTCCTTACTGAAGTCTTCAGCAATTGGAGAGACTCCATAGTAGCTCTTGAAACATGTGAAGAAGTTCAACAATATGCCGAAGAGCTCCACATTGCTTCACGATGCATTGATTCCTTGGCTATCAAAGCTTGTGCAGATCCAAAGTTATTCAGTTGGCCTATATTATCAGGAGAAAATGACATGAAGAACCCAACAGCATCATGGAACGGAATAACTTCTGATGATGCTAAGCCCCAACCTCTCGCTGATGATTGGTGGTATGAAGATGCATCCTTACTTAGCTTACCTCTCTATAAGCGATTGATTCAAGCTGTCGAATTGAAAGGAATGAGGCCTGAGAGTATTGCCGCTTCTCTCATATtctatgttagaaagtatctccCCTTGATGAATAGACAGTCGAGCTTTCATGACACAAATTATGTAAACTCAGGCACCACCATTTCTAACATTTCTGAGGCAGACCAGAGGGCTCTACTTGAAGATATCATGGGGTTACTTCCTCATAAGAAAGGAGTCACATCCTCCAAGTTTCTCCTTAGGCTGCTACGAACGGCTATGATCTTACATGCAAGTCCGTCATGCAGagaaaatttggagaaaagggTAGGTGCCCAGTTGGACCAAGCCGTGCTCATAGATCTTCTCATACCAAATATGGGCTATTCTGTAGAGACTCTTTACGACATAGACTGCATTCAGAGGATTCTTGATCATTTCATGTCGGTAAACCAGGCTTCACTTGCATCATCTTCCCCATGCATAATCGAAGAGGGGCAACTAATGACTGGCACTGATCCACTGACACCTATTACTATGGTAGCCAGTCTGGTGGATGGATACCTTGCCGAGGTAGCGCCAGATGTTAATTTGAAGTTACCAAAATTTCAGGCACTTGCTGCTGTCATCCCTGAATATGCCCGGCCGGTGGATGATGGCATATATCATGCAATCGATGTTTTCTTGAAG GCACATCCTTGGCTTACAGATGCTGAAAGGGAGCAACTCTGCAGACTCATGAACTGCCAGAAGCTTTCTCTGGAAGCCAGTACGCATGCAGCTCAGAACGAGAGATTACCTCTTCGAGTAATTGTTCAAGTCCTTTTCTTTGAACAGCTTCGACTCCGCACGTCAATTTCTGGCTGGTTCTTTGTTGACAATCTTGAGAACTCACAAAATCCCAGCGTAAACCTTGGGCTCCCCGCCAAAAATGATGTGTCCGGTCAAGTGGACGCTCCACAAGACCAAGCTGTGGGTTTCGATCATCATGACATGAGGGAACGTGTATTAGAGCTTCAAAGGGAGTGTTCAAGCATGAAGAAGGAGCTCCAGAAGCTGGTCAAGACCAAGAGAAGTTGGAGCATCCTTCCCATAAGGTTAGGTTTTAGAAAAAAGTTGGAGCCTTGCAATCCGAAAGAATCGAAGCCCACAGATCGGATTCCGGTACCAACATCATGCTGCAATGGACAACAAACTCATGAAAACAGCTAG